In Cloacibacillus sp., a genomic segment contains:
- a CDS encoding LysR family transcriptional regulator — translation MMLRDMEYIYTVYLERSFSKAARRLFISQPSLSATVKRAEQEVGLPLFNRSTNPVSLTEAGEYYIKSAEKIMAIENDMREHFAGLSQSGALHLNIGSSMFFCSYVLPDLVESFRECCPRIMVTLSEGSSALLSERLKDGGIDFLLEAEPLDKNTFESIVWTEENIIIAVPSSYEINKKLAEYRYTFEALAAECRLEPTKPPVSPASFSDEAFLILKKGNDLYRRSFAICKEAGFTPKVSMYLEQIMTAYYLVCEGKGIAFVRDTILDCLPPSDKVFFYRLTGPEASRDIYLSYKKAGAASQVQRDFIDFMKTKRLFQRR, via the coding sequence ATGATGTTACGAGATATGGAATATATATACACGGTGTACCTCGAGAGGAGTTTCTCAAAGGCCGCGCGCAGGCTCTTCATCTCACAGCCCTCGCTGAGCGCGACGGTGAAGCGCGCTGAGCAGGAGGTCGGTCTGCCGCTCTTCAACCGTAGCACGAATCCCGTGAGTCTTACCGAGGCGGGGGAATATTACATAAAATCAGCCGAAAAAATCATGGCGATAGAAAACGATATGCGCGAACACTTCGCGGGGCTTTCGCAGAGCGGCGCGCTGCATCTCAATATCGGCAGTTCGATGTTCTTCTGTTCCTATGTGCTGCCCGACCTTGTGGAATCCTTTCGCGAGTGCTGTCCGCGGATAATGGTGACTCTCTCGGAGGGCAGCAGCGCCCTGCTCTCGGAACGGCTGAAAGACGGGGGCATTGACTTTCTGCTCGAGGCGGAGCCTCTTGACAAAAATACCTTCGAATCCATAGTCTGGACGGAGGAAAATATAATTATCGCCGTGCCCTCCTCCTATGAAATAAACAAAAAACTGGCGGAGTACCGCTACACATTCGAGGCGCTGGCGGCGGAATGCCGCCTGGAACCAACCAAGCCTCCAGTCTCTCCGGCTAGCTTTTCCGATGAGGCCTTTCTCATACTGAAAAAGGGAAACGATCTCTACCGACGCAGCTTCGCGATCTGCAAAGAGGCCGGATTCACGCCGAAGGTATCGATGTATCTCGAACAGATTATGACAGCCTACTATCTCGTTTGTGAGGGAAAGGGCATTGCCTTTGTGCGCGATACTATCCTTGACTGCCTCCCGCCATCGGATAAGGTATTCTTCTACCGCCTTACGGGTCCGGAGGCTTCGCGCGACATCTACCTGTCCTACAAAAAGGCGGGCGCTGCCTCACAGGTACAGCGCGATTTTATTGACTTTATGAAGACAAAGAGACTCTTTCAGCGCCGGTGA
- a CDS encoding pyridoxal phosphate-dependent aminotransferase yields MRNFTASRVETLTPSGIRKVNERALAMERAGERIIHFEIGRPDFDTPEYIKRAAVKSLEEGEVFYTSNFGLMELREAVAGKLKRENGITCAAENVIVTAGLSEAVFDLLCTILNEGDELLVPDPVWLNYLNVPALLGARAVPYSLTEENGFEPDLDEIQKNISPRTKAIVIVTPNNPTGGVLSREKLSALAGIAAANDLLVISDEIYERLVYDGARPVSIASLPGMAERTVTLNGFSKAYSMTGWRIGYAAAPKEIVAAMNKIHQHNTTCAPSFAQRAAIAALREERDEVALMVREYQRRRDYAVAEINGMEGVSCLPPKGSFYIFINVKKLGISCAEAANYLLAEAKIALVPGGVFGKNGEGYLRMSFANSLKNIAEGCERMKKALKELAANKK; encoded by the coding sequence ATGAGAAATTTCACAGCATCGCGGGTGGAGACGCTGACGCCCTCAGGGATTCGCAAAGTAAATGAACGCGCTCTCGCGATGGAACGCGCGGGGGAGCGAATCATCCATTTTGAGATAGGCCGTCCCGACTTCGACACGCCGGAGTATATAAAGAGGGCGGCGGTGAAGAGCCTGGAAGAGGGGGAGGTCTTTTACACCTCAAACTTCGGTCTCATGGAGCTGAGAGAGGCCGTCGCCGGCAAGCTCAAAAGAGAGAACGGCATCACCTGCGCTGCGGAAAACGTCATCGTGACCGCGGGTCTCTCCGAAGCCGTATTCGATCTGCTCTGCACAATTCTCAACGAAGGCGACGAGCTGCTGGTGCCAGACCCGGTGTGGCTGAATTATCTCAACGTGCCGGCGCTGCTCGGCGCGCGAGCCGTCCCCTATTCGCTGACGGAGGAGAATGGCTTTGAACCCGACCTGGACGAAATACAAAAAAATATCTCCCCCCGGACGAAGGCGATCGTCATCGTGACGCCGAACAACCCCACAGGCGGCGTGCTTTCCCGCGAAAAGCTTTCGGCCCTCGCCGGGATCGCCGCCGCAAACGACCTGCTGGTGATATCGGACGAGATATACGAGCGTCTAGTCTATGACGGCGCGCGTCCGGTGAGCATCGCCTCTCTGCCAGGTATGGCGGAGCGCACGGTGACGCTGAACGGTTTTTCAAAGGCCTATTCAATGACGGGCTGGCGCATCGGATACGCCGCCGCGCCTAAGGAAATCGTCGCGGCGATGAACAAAATTCACCAGCATAACACCACCTGCGCGCCCTCCTTCGCGCAGCGGGCGGCGATTGCGGCGCTCCGAGAAGAGCGGGATGAGGTGGCGCTGATGGTGCGCGAGTACCAACGCCGCCGCGACTACGCCGTCGCCGAGATAAACGGGATGGAGGGCGTAAGCTGCCTGCCGCCGAAGGGCTCCTTCTATATCTTCATCAATGTGAAAAAACTCGGCATATCCTGCGCGGAGGCCGCCAATTACCTGCTTGCAGAGGCGAAGATCGCGCTGGTGCCTGGCGGCGTATTCGGGAAAAACGGCGAAGGATATCTTCGCATGAGCTTCGCCAACAGCCTGAAAAATATCGCCGAGGGCTGCGAAAGAATGAAAAAGGCGCTCAAAGAGCTGGCAGCAAATAAAAAATAG